The following are encoded together in the Candidatus Krumholzibacteriota bacterium genome:
- a CDS encoding glycosyltransferase family 4 protein, whose protein sequence is MRILMVQTYHYYRGGDSTYMFNLSRLLEEKGHEVIHFAMRHPQNIESPYSEYFTSEIDFPSLLADSSPAAALRVVSRSVYSREAREKITKLIEDKRPDLAHFHNIHGHLTTSIIQPLVRRNIPVVWTLHDYRLVCPNTTFLRGDEICELCLPKRYLNCVTHRCKKGSLPASVVAMATTLYDRLSRVPARVNRFITPSRFLMGKLIEGKISREKIIAIPNFVDVESFDTGREKDYFLYFGRLSREKGIDLLIDAAASLKKGKLKIAGEGPLSGELKRYVQEKGADVEFLGFVTGSELRRLLEESQFVVVPSRWYENLPFSVMESLAAGKAVVAADIGGIPEMVEEGVNGLLFPAGDTEKLRECLGRMIDDPEARRGMGAAGRKKAEDLYGPAAHYKQIIGLYEEVSAAAKKK, encoded by the coding sequence ATGCGGATCCTGATGGTCCAGACATATCACTATTACAGGGGCGGCGATTCGACGTATATGTTCAATCTCTCCAGGCTCCTCGAGGAAAAGGGACACGAGGTGATCCATTTCGCCATGCGCCATCCGCAGAACATCGAATCGCCATATTCGGAATATTTTACCAGCGAGATCGATTTTCCATCCCTGCTTGCCGATTCCTCTCCCGCCGCGGCTCTTCGGGTCGTCTCCAGGTCTGTTTACAGCAGGGAGGCGAGGGAGAAGATAACGAAGCTGATCGAGGATAAAAGGCCAGATCTTGCCCATTTCCATAATATTCACGGGCACCTGACGACGTCTATCATACAGCCTCTCGTAAGAAGAAACATCCCGGTCGTCTGGACGCTGCACGACTATCGCCTCGTCTGCCCGAACACGACCTTTCTCCGGGGGGACGAGATATGCGAACTCTGCCTCCCGAAGCGGTACCTCAACTGCGTGACGCACAGGTGCAAGAAGGGGAGTCTTCCGGCGAGCGTCGTCGCGATGGCGACGACCCTATACGACAGGCTGTCGAGAGTCCCGGCGAGAGTAAACAGGTTCATCACTCCGAGCCGGTTCCTGATGGGGAAACTGATCGAGGGAAAGATCAGCAGGGAAAAGATCATAGCTATACCGAATTTCGTCGACGTGGAATCGTTCGATACGGGCAGGGAGAAAGATTATTTTCTCTATTTCGGGCGGCTTTCGCGTGAAAAGGGGATCGACCTGCTTATCGACGCGGCCGCTTCCCTGAAAAAGGGAAAGCTCAAGATCGCCGGCGAGGGCCCGCTCTCCGGGGAGCTTAAGAGATATGTCCAGGAAAAGGGCGCCGATGTCGAATTCCTCGGTTTTGTCACCGGTAGCGAGCTTCGGCGCCTTCTCGAGGAGTCGCAGTTTGTCGTCGTGCCGTCGAGATGGTACGAGAACCTTCCATTCTCGGTGATGGAATCGCTTGCCGCCGGGAAGGCGGTAGTAGCTGCCGATATCGGGGGGATACCGGAGATGGTCGAGGAAGGTGTCAACGGGCTTCTCTTTCCAGCGGGGGACACGGAGAAACTGCGCGAGTGCCTCGGCAGGATGATCGATGATCCGGAGGCGCGCCGCGGCATGGGGGCTGCGGGAAGGAAAAAGGCGGAAGATCTCTACGGCCCGGCGGCGCACTACAAGCAGATCATCGGTCTCTATGAAGAAGTGAGCGCTGCGGCGAAGAAAAAATAA
- a CDS encoding outer membrane beta-barrel protein: MREKSFISGVSLFLFFCLALTGSAFGQANSDKAVIHFGASYNKALVDDTGNGFFGLDIYAGKMITNSLCLGFGVGYDIVHYDTPAEELGKDDPFKEMLSVIPFTLKAKYYFTFSQMIQAYVSAGSGVYRAAPSLAGRPIPSPPDVGAIGPIGSSVNCPGGSIGIGLDYWFLLTTGIGFEIEYHMFKVPDRDSFSYFQARVDYSLIKF, from the coding sequence TTGAGGGAAAAAAGCTTTATCTCGGGGGTTTCGCTCTTTCTGTTTTTCTGCCTTGCGCTGACAGGATCGGCTTTCGGCCAGGCGAATTCAGACAAGGCTGTTATTCATTTTGGCGCTTCGTATAACAAGGCTCTCGTCGATGATACAGGCAACGGTTTCTTCGGGCTTGATATCTACGCGGGAAAGATGATCACGAACTCTCTCTGCCTGGGATTCGGCGTCGGATACGACATCGTCCACTACGACACTCCGGCCGAAGAGCTTGGAAAAGACGATCCTTTCAAGGAAATGCTCTCTGTAATACCTTTCACGCTGAAGGCCAAATATTACTTCACTTTTTCACAGATGATCCAGGCTTACGTCTCGGCGGGAAGCGGAGTATATCGCGCCGCTCCTTCACTTGCCGGACGGCCGATTCCATCTCCACCCGATGTGGGAGCGATCGGCCCGATAGGAAGTTCAGTCAATTGTCCCGGAGGATCGATCGGTATCGGCCTCGACTACTGGTTCCTTCTGACGACCGGGATAGGGTTCGAGATCGAATATCATATGTTCAAGGTCCCCGACAGGGACAGCTTCAGTTATTTTCAGGCCCGCGTGGATTATTCGCTGATCAAGTTCTAG
- the prmC gene encoding peptide chain release factor N(5)-glutamine methyltransferase — protein sequence MYSWLIKIYQRLRDEGFEDPVREIIRIADIASGGKLADASPGFLEKSGVTIDQLVEMRKEGKPIEYILGEAPFMGVNFHCAPGALIPRAETEMLTKRCLALIGEMQIEKPEIIVVEIGTGSGNIAVSLALHTSNAKILASDISREAVDVAARNVERFGVGEKVKLFCGNLFDPIDREGVEGKVDLVVCNPPYIPTSSLEKLDSSITGFEPVVALDAGAYGIDIFRRLLAESPVYLRPGGALAFEIGAGQDKIVTRLFKKSGFYEKINTVSDGDKIRVFSAVRK from the coding sequence ATGTATTCATGGCTGATCAAGATCTACCAGCGTCTCAGGGATGAAGGGTTCGAAGATCCGGTCAGGGAGATCATCAGGATAGCCGATATCGCGTCTGGCGGAAAGCTCGCCGATGCTTCTCCCGGTTTTCTCGAGAAATCGGGAGTGACGATAGACCAGCTTGTGGAGATGAGGAAAGAGGGAAAGCCGATCGAGTATATCCTTGGAGAGGCTCCGTTCATGGGAGTCAATTTCCATTGCGCTCCGGGCGCCCTGATCCCGAGGGCGGAGACAGAGATGCTTACGAAAAGATGTCTCGCCCTGATCGGGGAGATGCAGATTGAAAAGCCGGAGATCATCGTGGTGGAGATCGGAACGGGCAGCGGCAATATCGCGGTGTCGCTGGCTCTTCACACGTCGAACGCGAAGATACTGGCTTCTGATATAAGCCGGGAAGCTGTCGATGTCGCCGCGCGCAATGTCGAGAGATTCGGCGTGGGAGAAAAAGTGAAGCTCTTCTGTGGAAACCTTTTCGATCCGATAGATCGGGAAGGTGTCGAGGGAAAGGTCGATCTTGTAGTCTGCAACCCTCCGTACATACCGACCAGCTCGCTCGAGAAACTCGACTCCAGTATAACCGGTTTTGAACCGGTCGTAGCGCTCGACGCCGGAGCCTATGGCATCGATATATTCAGGCGCCTTCTCGCTGAATCTCCCGTTTATCTAAGGCCTGGGGGAGCGCTTGCCTTCGAGATCGGAGCGGGGCAGGACAAGATAGTGACAAGGTTGTTCAAAAAGAGCGGATTTTACGAAAAAATCAATACCGTCAGCGACGGCGACAAGATCAGGGTCTTCAGCGCGGTGCGGAAATAA
- a CDS encoding glycosyltransferase family 4 protein: MKIAILGIKGVPGRHGVEVVVDSLLPHLSKLGHEITVYGYDSYCSGAGDYRGARVIPVPGSRRKALEMISHMWNASMKTRREDFDIIHIHSVDPAILACLPRSRFGVIATSHGQAYIRKKWGPLPKTLSKLAEKAFIRIPKVRTSVSKPLADYYNLRYQSDVIHIPNGIEIREKPDPSCLEKWSLNEAEFFFCSAGRIEKTKGLSTLMEGYRILGTDIPLVIAGGGEATDHEYFEQLRKEAPGNVIFTGFLRGDEFFALYAHARVFIFPSEYEAMSIALLEGLAYGTPTVYSDIPENEAVAAGIGYSFRVSDPADLAEKLEYVLLHPEEARKKGAKALEKVKADHSWEAIARQYHELYMAMGNKA; encoded by the coding sequence ATGAAGATCGCGATCCTCGGCATAAAAGGGGTCCCCGGCCGGCATGGAGTGGAGGTCGTCGTCGATTCACTGCTTCCCCACCTGTCGAAGCTCGGCCACGAGATCACCGTTTACGGATATGATTCCTATTGCAGCGGCGCCGGCGATTATCGCGGCGCCAGGGTGATACCGGTCCCAGGCAGCAGGAGGAAAGCGCTTGAGATGATATCCCATATGTGGAACGCCTCGATGAAGACCCGCCGGGAGGATTTTGACATAATCCACATCCACAGCGTCGACCCCGCTATCCTCGCCTGTCTGCCGCGTTCGAGGTTCGGAGTGATCGCTACTTCCCACGGGCAGGCATACATAAGGAAAAAATGGGGCCCCCTGCCAAAGACCCTTTCGAAGCTCGCGGAAAAGGCTTTCATCAGGATCCCGAAGGTGAGGACCTCCGTATCTAAACCACTGGCTGATTATTATAATCTCAGGTACCAGAGCGATGTGATCCATATTCCCAACGGGATCGAGATAAGGGAAAAGCCCGATCCATCCTGCCTTGAGAAGTGGTCTCTAAATGAGGCGGAGTTCTTTTTCTGCTCGGCAGGAAGGATAGAGAAGACGAAGGGGCTTTCCACATTGATGGAAGGGTACAGGATCCTCGGCACCGATATCCCGCTTGTAATAGCGGGAGGGGGTGAAGCGACCGATCACGAATATTTCGAGCAGCTGAGGAAGGAAGCTCCCGGCAATGTAATATTCACGGGATTTCTCAGGGGAGACGAATTCTTCGCGCTGTACGCCCACGCGAGGGTATTCATCTTCCCATCGGAGTACGAGGCTATGTCGATCGCCTTGCTCGAGGGGCTCGCTTACGGTACGCCGACGGTCTACAGCGACATTCCGGAGAACGAAGCGGTCGCGGCGGGTATAGGATATTCTTTCAGGGTCTCAGATCCTGCTGATCTGGCGGAAAAACTTGAATATGTTCTCCTGCATCCGGAAGAGGCCCGCAAAAAGGGAGCAAAAGCTCTCGAAAAGGTGAAAGCTGACCACAGCTGGGAAGCGATCGCCAGGCAATATCACGAACTATATATGGCGATGGGTAATAAAGCCTGA
- a CDS encoding radical SAM protein, with amino-acid sequence MECAIITTYRCNARCQMCNAWQNPSRASEEFDPEILNKIPGGMQRLNITGGEPMIRGDIHRIVEILDTKSERLEISTNGFFYDRIIDIAKDFHDITIRVSIEGLPALNDRLRGIEDGFDRALRAVLRLKQLGLKDVGFAMTISGDNCRDLLDLYSLVASMGVEFANAVVHNSFYFFKEDNRIENRSEVEESMRQFIEALLSSPRAKLKKRVKDWFRAYLNLGLLGHVQGKTRPIPCNAGTDTFFLDPWGRVLACNGSFEPWVMGDLKTQSFEEIWNSRQAEEVRKKVASCKRNCWMTGTAVPAMRRNPLKPILWVARNKLRVMQGKPASLE; translated from the coding sequence ATGGAATGCGCGATCATAACTACGTACAGGTGCAACGCGAGATGCCAGATGTGCAACGCCTGGCAGAATCCGAGCAGGGCTTCCGAAGAGTTCGACCCGGAGATCCTCAACAAGATCCCCGGCGGCATGCAGCGGCTGAATATTACCGGCGGCGAGCCGATGATCCGCGGCGATATACACCGGATCGTAGAGATCCTAGACACGAAATCGGAGAGGCTCGAGATCAGCACCAACGGATTCTTCTATGACAGGATCATCGATATAGCGAAGGATTTTCACGATATAACGATACGGGTCAGCATCGAAGGGCTTCCCGCTCTCAACGACAGGCTTCGCGGAATAGAGGATGGGTTCGACAGGGCTTTGAGGGCGGTGCTGAGGCTCAAGCAGCTCGGCCTGAAAGACGTGGGGTTCGCCATGACGATCTCGGGGGACAACTGCCGCGACCTGCTCGACCTCTATTCGCTCGTCGCCTCGATGGGGGTCGAATTCGCAAACGCCGTCGTACACAATTCGTTCTATTTCTTTAAGGAAGACAACAGGATCGAGAACAGGAGCGAGGTCGAGGAATCGATGCGCCAGTTTATCGAGGCGCTTCTTTCCTCTCCAAGAGCGAAGCTCAAAAAAAGGGTGAAAGACTGGTTCAGGGCTTATCTCAACCTCGGGCTTCTAGGGCATGTGCAGGGAAAGACAAGGCCGATACCATGCAACGCGGGAACAGATACTTTCTTCCTTGATCCATGGGGACGGGTCCTCGCATGCAACGGGTCGTTCGAACCATGGGTGATGGGAGACCTGAAGACGCAATCGTTCGAAGAGATATGGAACAGCAGGCAGGCCGAGGAAGTAAGAAAGAAAGTCGCCTCGTGCAAGCGCAACTGCTGGATGACCGGAACGGCCGTTCCGGCGATGAGACGAAACCCCCTGAAGCCGATATTATGGGTCGCCAGAAACAAACTGAGGGTGATGCAGGGAAAACCGGCATCCCTTGAGTAG
- a CDS encoding ABC transporter permease, with protein MSSMNKMLKVIKREYLERVKKKSFLIGTILGPLLMGGIIFAPMMFMKFTPETEVKIAVIDQSGVIYGELESALTDTLSDGSAKYRLREIKSNGLEIESIKKGLNQEIESDAIDGYLILPSDVISESKATFFGKRLGNLKTMEKFESVIDNVVISERLKREGLRYDIVGKLVREVKIEMIQVKEGQEETGKGFDSIFMSTMVFIMMLYMSILMWGIAVQRSVIEEKNNRVIEVMLSSLRPIDLLIGKIIGVGAVGLTQYLIWVTCAIALALYGLSLGGPVAEVAASLSPATLGYFIVFYLLGFFFYATMFAGVGSVCNTDQEAQQLQQPIVLCLVFTIIIPMMIIQTPDGLFATVLSMIPLFAPIVMFMRINILTPPAWQIVLSILIMIGSIYISALISAKIFRIGILMYGKRPDVREIFKWMRRA; from the coding sequence GTGAGCTCGATGAACAAGATGCTTAAGGTAATCAAGAGGGAATACCTCGAAAGAGTGAAGAAAAAGAGCTTTCTGATCGGAACGATACTCGGCCCCCTCCTTATGGGAGGGATAATTTTCGCGCCGATGATGTTCATGAAATTCACTCCGGAGACAGAGGTCAAGATCGCCGTCATCGACCAGAGCGGAGTGATATACGGCGAACTTGAATCGGCACTCACCGACACACTCTCCGACGGAAGCGCGAAATACAGGCTGCGGGAGATCAAAAGCAACGGGTTGGAGATCGAAAGCATCAAAAAAGGATTGAACCAGGAGATCGAAAGCGACGCGATCGACGGGTACCTCATCCTTCCGAGCGATGTGATAAGCGAAAGCAAAGCGACGTTTTTCGGCAAAAGGCTCGGCAACCTCAAGACGATGGAAAAGTTCGAATCAGTCATAGACAACGTGGTGATAAGCGAGAGGTTGAAAAGGGAGGGACTTCGGTACGATATCGTCGGCAAGCTCGTCAGGGAAGTAAAGATCGAGATGATCCAGGTCAAGGAAGGACAGGAAGAGACGGGCAAGGGGTTCGATTCGATCTTCATGTCGACGATGGTCTTTATCATGATGCTCTACATGTCGATCCTGATGTGGGGGATCGCCGTGCAGAGAAGCGTAATAGAAGAGAAGAACAACAGGGTCATCGAAGTGATGCTGTCATCGCTGAGGCCGATCGATCTTCTTATAGGCAAGATCATCGGAGTCGGCGCCGTAGGCTTGACGCAGTACCTGATCTGGGTGACGTGCGCCATCGCCCTGGCGCTCTACGGCCTGAGCCTCGGAGGCCCGGTCGCCGAAGTCGCCGCGAGTCTCTCGCCCGCGACCCTCGGATATTTTATCGTGTTTTATCTTCTCGGGTTCTTTTTCTACGCGACGATGTTCGCCGGGGTCGGGTCGGTGTGCAATACCGACCAGGAGGCCCAGCAGCTTCAGCAACCGATAGTCCTCTGCCTCGTTTTTACGATCATCATACCGATGATGATAATTCAGACCCCCGACGGATTGTTCGCAACGGTGCTCAGCATGATACCGCTGTTCGCCCCTATCGTCATGTTCATGAGGATAAATATTCTTACTCCTCCCGCCTGGCAGATCGTCCTCAGCATCCTTATAATGATAGGGAGTATTTATATATCAGCATTGATCTCGGCGAAGATATTCAGGATCGGGATACTGATGTATGGAAAACGCCCCGATGTCAGGGAGATCTTCAAATGGATGAGGAGAGCGTGA
- a CDS encoding ATP-binding cassette domain-containing protein: MLLSIENVTKRYDGHTAVDDLSLLIEPGGIYGLLGPNGAGKTTTIRMIMNIIQPDEGKINLFDAPLNEKAKEKIGYLPEERGMYRKMKVLDHLIFLGEIKGIKRSIAEKRANEWLEKVELGEWSDKTVESLSKGMQQKIQFISTILHDPQLVILDEPFSGLDPINTQILKDIIISMKNDGRTVVLSTHLMDQVEKLCERICLINKGRKVLEGRLSDIKMKFSKNMVSMRFSGDKNLLEKHPDVEKIAEFGQDLTLNLKDGADPNRILGFAVENGQVVKYEIGEISLHDIFIMKVKERGGELDEQDA; the protein is encoded by the coding sequence ATTTTGCTTTCGATAGAGAATGTCACAAAGAGGTACGACGGGCATACCGCGGTCGACGATCTTTCGCTTCTGATAGAACCGGGGGGGATATACGGGCTTCTTGGCCCGAACGGAGCGGGAAAAACGACGACGATAAGGATGATAATGAATATCATCCAGCCCGATGAAGGAAAGATCAACCTTTTCGACGCCCCCCTTAACGAAAAAGCGAAAGAAAAGATCGGGTATCTTCCTGAGGAAAGAGGGATGTACAGAAAGATGAAAGTCCTGGACCACCTCATCTTTCTCGGAGAGATAAAGGGGATCAAAAGATCGATAGCTGAAAAAAGGGCGAACGAATGGCTTGAAAAGGTCGAACTGGGCGAATGGAGCGACAAGACGGTCGAATCGCTTTCAAAAGGGATGCAGCAGAAGATCCAGTTCATATCGACTATACTTCACGATCCGCAGCTCGTGATACTCGATGAACCGTTCTCGGGGCTCGATCCGATCAACACGCAGATCCTCAAGGATATCATAATCAGCATGAAGAACGACGGCAGGACAGTCGTCCTTTCGACCCACCTGATGGACCAGGTCGAGAAACTGTGCGAGAGGATATGCCTTATTAACAAGGGCAGAAAGGTGCTCGAAGGCAGGTTGAGCGATATCAAGATGAAGTTCAGCAAGAATATGGTCTCAATGAGATTTTCCGGAGATAAGAACCTTCTGGAAAAGCACCCCGATGTCGAGAAGATCGCCGAATTCGGCCAGGACCTGACCCTGAATCTGAAGGACGGAGCCGATCCGAACAGGATACTCGGTTTCGCGGTGGAAAACGGGCAGGTCGTGAAGTATGAGATAGGGGAGATATCCCTGCACGATATTTTCATAATGAAAGTCAAGGAGAGGGGTGGTGAGCTCGATGAACAAGATGCTTAA
- the rdgB gene encoding RdgB/HAM1 family non-canonical purine NTP pyrophosphatase: MMKIVVGTRNVGKIREIRSILSDTDVELVSLEDFPPFEAPAEDGKSFYENALIKAKAAHAATGLPALADDSGIEVDALGLRPGIESARYGGEGLSDEERSRLLLGELEGKTGSERSARFRCVMVLYPAPGTNDRVLVTEGILEGMIAAEPAGSNGFGYDPVFLIPAEGMTAAEIGPERKNRISHRYRALIEMKGLIEFGLQGGEKRDGE, encoded by the coding sequence CTGATGAAAATAGTAGTCGGGACAAGGAACGTTGGAAAGATCAGGGAGATCCGCTCGATCCTCTCAGATACCGATGTCGAGCTCGTATCCCTCGAGGATTTTCCTCCTTTCGAGGCGCCGGCGGAGGATGGAAAGAGCTTTTATGAAAACGCGCTGATAAAAGCAAAGGCCGCGCACGCCGCTACAGGCCTGCCAGCCCTTGCTGACGATTCGGGGATCGAGGTCGATGCCCTTGGCCTCAGGCCTGGGATAGAGTCGGCGCGCTACGGAGGAGAGGGACTGAGCGACGAAGAGCGTTCAAGGCTTCTTCTCGGAGAGCTCGAAGGAAAGACCGGCAGCGAGAGATCGGCGAGGTTCAGATGCGTGATGGTCCTTTATCCCGCTCCGGGGACGAATGACAGGGTGCTGGTGACCGAAGGGATACTCGAGGGCATGATCGCCGCCGAACCGGCAGGTTCGAACGGGTTCGGGTACGACCCCGTCTTTCTTATCCCCGCCGAGGGGATGACGGCTGCTGAGATCGGGCCGGAGAGGAAGAACAGGATCAGCCACAGGTACAGGGCGCTGATAGAGATGAAGGGGCTTATCGAATTCGGTCTCCAGGGCGGGGAGAAGCGGGACGGCGAATAA
- the rph gene encoding ribonuclease PH, translating into MAVEKKRKSNELRELKATVNYIGGAYGSVLIEMGRTRVICVATVENSVPSFLRGTGKGWITAEYGMLPRSSPERIQRESAKGKMKGRTHEIQRLIGRSIRAVIDLESLGERTIIVDCDVIEADGGTRTASINGGFIAVARALEKLQLEKKVIKGHVAAVSVGMKGGKVKLDLDYKLDSTADVDMNVVMNDKGEYIEVQGTAEGEAFSEEELQKMLVSAKAGIRKIVRFQKKVLTG; encoded by the coding sequence ATGGCGGTTGAAAAAAAGAGAAAAAGCAATGAGCTGAGGGAACTCAAAGCGACTGTGAATTATATAGGCGGAGCGTACGGGTCGGTCCTTATCGAGATGGGCAGGACGAGGGTGATCTGCGTGGCGACGGTCGAAAACTCCGTGCCGTCGTTTCTCCGTGGGACGGGTAAGGGATGGATCACCGCGGAATACGGGATGCTTCCAAGGTCGAGCCCGGAGAGGATCCAGAGGGAATCGGCGAAGGGAAAGATGAAGGGGCGGACGCATGAGATCCAGAGGTTGATCGGACGTTCGATCCGAGCCGTCATCGATCTCGAGTCTCTTGGAGAGAGGACGATCATAGTCGATTGCGACGTCATCGAAGCCGATGGCGGTACGAGGACAGCGTCGATCAATGGCGGGTTTATCGCGGTGGCCCGAGCCCTCGAAAAGCTCCAACTGGAAAAAAAGGTTATAAAGGGCCATGTGGCGGCGGTAAGCGTCGGGATGAAAGGCGGAAAGGTAAAGCTCGATCTCGACTACAAACTCGATTCCACCGCCGATGTCGATATGAATGTCGTGATGAACGACAAAGGGGAATATATAGAAGTGCAGGGGACCGCCGAGGGAGAAGCATTTTCAGAGGAGGAGCTTCAGAAGATGCTTGTATCGGCAAAAGCGGGGATAAGGAAGATAGTAAGATTTCAGAAAAAGGTGCTGACCGGCTGA